tgcttcggcagggtagcgtgtggtctgcttcggcagtggtgtgattgatctgctcgtgctgaggcaggagtgtcgtagcgtaatatctgtaggcccaggcagttaccgctattgacacctcgaggcatggcagcggagcgcccgggagagcatccaagtaagactcaaatggagtaaatggtgtgcgagcacccaagtcagtctcgcgtgggacgagtgcctgtgtgagcgataatgagcgagtacgcttagtactgccatccccccagaagtagtactgcgaggtagttcctgggggaaacgatggtggagcccaagggagtttagtcggtattaccggtatggtcgagtccgacactccagtacacttccgtgtggtagtttggcaactacaatgcacgtgtactgggttagtgtgtaaatgcattctcccttgtaaaaaaaaaaaaaacaagcactGCATCGCTTTATGAGCAGAAGAGGAAGGTGTCGGGATATGTATTCCGACAATGGGACAAATGTTGTTGGTGCTAGGAATTTGATGAAGATTTTCTCATACTGCTGCAGAGCTCGGATCATCGGGAAAAGGTTAGCAAGGAATGCGCAGAGGAGGGAATCCACTGGCACTTCAGTCCGCCCAGTGCACCACATTTGGGAGGGCTGTGGGAAGCGGCCGTTCGTTCGGCGAAGAATCACCTGATCAAGGTGGTTGGAGAAACACCAATGTCCCCTGAAGACTTCAATACCCTTTTGGTTCAAATTGAAGGATGTCTTAATTCGAGACCACTAACGCCGATGTCTGACGATCCTTGCGATCTCGAACCACTAACCCCAGGTCATTTTCTGGTCGGTTCTTCAATATAATCGCTTCCTGAACCAAATTTAGAAATAGTACCATTAAATCGACTGAGCCAATATCAGCTAATACAACGAATGCTGCAGGACTTTTGGAAGAGGTGGAGAAGAGAGTATTTGTGTCAGTTGCAGGGTAGGTCCAAACGTTGGAAGCCGGCGGTCAAAATAGAAGTTGGGAAACTTGTCGTCATAAAAGACGATAATCTACCGCCTATGAAGTGGAAAATGGCACGAATCCTTCAATTGCATCCTGGGAATGACGGAGTAGTTCGTGTtgttacattgaaaacaactGCAGGTTCGATGAAACGAGCAGTCGAAAAACTTTGTGTTTTGCCAATATTCGACCATGATCAGCACGAACAATCGCATTGACCGACAAGCAAACTTGTATTCCCTTTCCCAGCAGAAGaggattttttcttttcttttcagaAATAGGATATTTCTGGGTGGGTGAGGATGTCTAAGAGTGACACCAAACCCATCAGACTTCAACCCTTCGATCAAGATGCACAAATCTGACCTACATCTGGGGAATCAAATTGCAGCACCATATCTATTATTCTCACCACTACTGGACGAACGATagagaatcaaaacaaactccATTAGGCAACAAATGATTGTGCCCTGCTGCATATGTATGGATATCAGCTTCGTTCGTCGCCCAGCAATGCTATGGTCAAGTAATCTGTGTGATACGACTAGGAATGGGAGATAAGAGATGGAGCCGACTCTCAGTGGACTGCTGGGGACGATCGATAACATCGCATAGGCGATCGTGTCTGCAGATGACCAGTAAGAGATCAGTTTTTTAGTTAGTAATTGTATTTCGGCCATATATTCTAAGCCAATTGTACGATATACCTCAATTCgtcaaactgagtcgattggttaCAACACTATCGgtctctataaaaagtttggttttggagcgaatatatagcctttactcgtacgtgtacgaaaaaggcaaaacatgtattttggtcataacttccaagcccatagtgcGATCAGGCCAATAGataacaatgggacaggattgtGAACTAATCGGTAAAGGATAAGTGCTTAAAAAGTgactcacacacatacacagcGTCTCCCTATCAAAACAAAACCTATCCtttctgtgcgcgtgcaagatgAAAGATGATTGAACGTCAGCAAGCCTTATTGCCTTCTTTGAAAACAACATACAGAAAAACACCGAATATTGTATATTATAATAACATGAAATGTGTTGCTAATTTTTAATTTACTGTTCCAAAAAATAATTAACctaaaaataaataacctgtcaagttgtacggataatttgcagacaccctgtatatGAGCTGATTTTCCTATtctttttttcgcacttgtataaaTACTATAGGTAACAATTGTGCGATATTAAATGTTTATTTTGTCGTCTGATAAAACTGAGAATTAATTCAGGACGGTTTGGGATAGTATGCCGAATACAATTATAATAATTGCATTGCACTGTTAAACTATCAGTCTATCTAAATGTAATTATATTTTAAGAcagttcaagcataatttttcataacgacgtatgtaacaaaagtaaacaaaacggggtttttaatacaacgtgacaatcacacgcggctttatataatacgcatcgattttactgatttcagatcttaaaattctttaattcaatctttttgcgaatcgacgtatgtaaaaatttctatttttgaagtctcactgttacatacgtcgctttaacatatgggaacttagagcgacctatgtaacaaaaaaagcaaaacaaaacaaaactgcagttgcgtcaatcgtgcactatggaaaaccgaccaatgtacaccgacgtacgtgtagcataccggtgtatgtataattttatcgtttttaacagtgaatttgaatgaactgagctttgctgtaaagcacgcttattacgtgtcatgtaatgatgcatgccagcggaaaaaagtattgaaaaaagatttagttttaaaacagttttagaaaaagttttgccaactttctgcaaaggatttctcgaatcctcataattgttacatacgtcgttatgaaaaattatgcttgagttGCTTCCTTGACCCGATGAAAAGTATGTATATACTAACTGGTTATCGTTAAAAAGAAATAaccaattacaattacaattgcATCAGTAACCACAGGAATCGTGTTTTTCATTTGCTGGTAGGAATATGAGGTATTACTTACTGGCATCCTAAATGAAAACTCGAAGGGCATCGGTCGCAACATATTAGATCTCCTCCCTCTCCACAAGCATCACATGTATCGTTATTATGACCACGACCAGGCTTTCTGTAGTACGGATGATGTCCTTTCTTGCAGATTGACTTTTGTTCTCCGGAGTCCGGTGGCTTGATCAGCGCTTGAATCAACTGTGGTTGAGTTAACAAAAAGCATTATCTcgattgaatatttttattcattAACTAACCGGCATCAGTCCAACAGCAGCATCCGGATCGAACTGTGCACGATTCTTAGACATTTTTGTAAGACAAAAAATCCAATATTTTCACAGATTTTGCTGATAAAAGTCGTATAATGCGTGAATAAATAAAACTGaactttgatttttgatttgacAATCACAACAGTGACAACGACAAgacttacacggaagaaaaaaagtacccagcgttgagtttttttaaacttatttttgagttattttttctcttcacaGAGAAAcgaaacaactcaaatttgagtCTTTTTCACTCAACTTGACAGCAAAGTgcaactactcaaaattgagttattCGCTAAGTACTCAATTTTCAGTAATCTTTGAGTACATTGCTTTGAGTTAAATCAAACTGTTTAGTTAAAAGTCGTCTTTGGGTTAAAATTACTTAAATTAAGGTGTCCCGCTATAGAAAATTttggagaaaatatttttttttttgggttttcgatatttaaaatgtTCAGTGTGGAATAGTTTTTGGGGTTTTATTTACTCATATAATTCAGtaattttaattagttttcttgAAAGGTAAACAAAATAATTCCGAACAAAAAGTTTTGCTCATTGAGAGTAATTAATCGCATCGAATCGCACTCATAAATTCCTTTAAACGTAGAGTCAGCTGCGATACTTTGGTGCTAGTGGAACATTGTTTGATTTCCCAGAGGTTTATGGCAATCAGGTCATACAGCTTTTTGAGCAGGACCGGCACGTCTATACGTCAATGGCCACGTCTCCTGAGTTACCACAAGGGATAATATGATCcgcaaaaacaacaaaaacgtcGCCTGTTTTGAAGGTCTCGGCGCAGCACACAATGTGAGGAGGCAAATCAGGATGAGTATGCACATGATTACGTGTAGCGATCAGGTTCGTTGTGTTTTCAACCTGAAAGCAAACAAAATAGACGTGTAAGTAAATTCAAATAAACTTTTACAATTTACTATTTTCAGACCAACTAAACAACAAAAAGGAAAATCAAATACTCACTTTCACCCACCGAATCAGCGGTGTGGCTAAGAATTCTTCGATGGTCatatcttcttccattttccgcTTGATGCCACAATGTGTCAACTTCTTCAAAAATCGAAgggcacctcggatgttaactGGAAATAACAGACAAAATATTAACAGGCAACATGGAatcaaaaatatgaaacatacCGTCTTCTACCACGTTCCATTCGTTTTTTTCCATAAGAATTCCAAGCTGCATAAATGAATCCATACTACAATCCTTGATTGCATTTGGATGAAGCCGTTCGAAGGCTTGTTGGACCTGGAAAGTAATATTTTCGTTATTAGAGGAAGTCAACATACATTTTGAGAACAGTGAACTTACCATGAGTCCATTATATGCAAGAAAGTGTGGAAAGGTTTTTATCAAGGAGTTAGTGACATCTGTTTCTCTAAGTAGCCATTGGTGCAAGATCGtgcattgtgacattttttcagATATCTCCCTGACGTTCTGCAAAGACGGAGTCAATGTTGCCACGTAGGATGCTAGCTCCTGAATTCCGTCCGGCAACACTATGATCGTTTGCTTTGGCCTTTGGAAAAGTCGTTCTTCCGAGGGTAAATCTTTACGCATATTACTCACGCGTGTTTCAATGATTCCGGAATGTGGCCCTTTTCCAAGGCCTTTGTATCGCCAGAAGAAATACGACTAAGAAGCAATATTTGTTTAAACATAAGCACTGGGAATATTTACCTCTCTTGGAGCATTAGCACTCACTCGTGTTTTTTCCAGCTGTGGAAAGGCTTCGATGATCTTTATAGCcaattcttgcttctcactCCATGACGGATATCTAGAACataatattatcaatattaAGATGAAACAAATGActtcaatattaaaaatattacctTTTCTCTTCCAGAATCATCCGCTCGAAATAGAATTTTGTGAGAACTCTATTCATTTTCAACAGCTCGTTAGTGGCAGGAATGGAACCAGCGGTGAGAAGCTTTAgcactcgttggagttttggttCGTCGGCCAGAATAGATTGTATGGTCTGCAAAAAATGTTTCATGcagtttttattattgaaataataaattattattcataAGGAACTTGAAACAGTGCATTTCAAAAGATAATTTACCTTTTCATGTTCCGAATTTTCGTTCTCCTTTGGGATCTCACGCTCTTGTTGTGCTGTTATTTTAGAAATAACATTGAGGATGATCTTACGAGGGCCCATCTCCAATATGCCTAATTCTGTCAAGTCACCGCCATCAAGGTATTTAAGAATTTCATCCGTGATAAGGTTAGCTGTGAATGTAAATAgcacagataaacagacgtctcacttagaacaaaatgcaatcaaaatcatcgtcatgaaaacattatcgcccaatgctaaatacCCTGTGTGTggtcaagcggcaaccagatggcggtagtgagcaaacgtcaaacacaaacaaaaccgatggaagcgccatcggtggccgatcgaccacctacaaaaaattgaatccaccgttaaaaagctgaacgatggaacatgtgttgagtgagacgtctgtttctctgtgtaaaTAGTATAAATGTAAATAGAACAGTGACAGGATTCTGCGAGGagttttgattttaatatttaaaatgatTGGAAACGAGACTACATGTGTTCTTTGAGAGTTTACTTTAAAATCAAAGGGAATGATTGAGAAAAAGATACTTACTTGAAATGTCGTTATAATATAAATTCGAAAGTTATGAGGAAAAA
The nucleotide sequence above comes from Armigeres subalbatus isolate Guangzhou_Male chromosome 3, GZ_Asu_2, whole genome shotgun sequence. Encoded proteins:
- the LOC134222231 gene encoding uncharacterized protein LOC134222231, with product MDQLKAKLDDKSYRKLTANLITDEILKYLDGGDLTELGILEMGPRKIILNVISKITAQQEREIPKENENSEHEKTIQSILADEPKLQRVLKLLTAGSIPATNELLKMNRVLTKFYFERMILEEKRYPSWSEKQELAIKIIEAFPQLEKTRVSANAPREVNIPSAYV